In one window of Macrotis lagotis isolate mMagLag1 chromosome 5, bilby.v1.9.chrom.fasta, whole genome shotgun sequence DNA:
- the IL22RA2 gene encoding interleukin-22 receptor subunit alpha-2 — MMLKHYFLSFLIKFLWTYGEGNQAVQESLMPLRVEFQSFNLQNILHWSPESAFIPNNTVYYVQYKIYGQKQWTKKKECWGIGELSCDLTNETSDVQEFYYGRVKAASAGNYSSWRMTRRFNPWWETKIGPPSINVIQSNKSIQLILHAPSSFYKRKKGNNISIQNYYEIVYRVFIINNTLNMKQKVYEGTNDKFEMNMIPDSNNCVVAEIYLPELDRSSNSTEICNFMTEK, encoded by the exons GAAACCAAGCAGTACAGGAATCTCTGATGCCCCTGAGGGTTGAGTTTCAGTCATTTAATCTCCAGAATATTTTACACTGGTCTCCTGAAAGTGCTTTCATCCCCAACAACACTGTCTATTATGTGCAGTACAAAAT ATATGGGCAGAAACAatggacaaaaaagaaagaatgctgGGGTATTGGTGAACTCTCTTGTGATCTGACAAATGAAACCTCAGATGTACAAGAATTTTATTATGGAAGAGTTAAAGCTGCCTCTGCTGGTAACTATAGTAGCTGGAGGATGACAAGGAGATTTAACCCCTGGTGGGAAA cTAAAATAGGGCCTCCATCTATCAATGTGATACAAAGCAACAAATCAATACAGTTGATACTCCATGCTCCAAGTTCCTtctataagagaaaaaaaggaaacaacatatcaaTACAAAATTACTATGAGATAGTATACCGAgtatttataattaataatactCTAAACATG AAGCAAAAGGTATATGAAGGCACCAATGACAAGTTTGAAATGAATATGATACCTGACTCCAACAACTGTGTAGTTGCAGAAATATATTTGCCTGAACTAGACCGAAGCAGTAACAGCACTGAAATCTGCAACTTCATGACTGAGAAATG a